Proteins from a genomic interval of Brachybacterium vulturis:
- a CDS encoding LacI family DNA-binding transcriptional regulator, whose product MSSDAIPSDDSLDPAVDAGSSADGEDRGTLRDVANSLGISSAVALRALRGSDEIKPQMARRVRETAERLRFPLEELSGETEHRGVVAVLVNTMRNTWISDLVRAIRIELAATGRTAVVVPTRRRIPEYPVAADTDAIEDLVHLGVDGFLMVSDLADMDHVLESTAGRPFVGIGCSKSFTGRFDTVRIDDEVGQGLLVDHLVGLGHREIAHVGGVGAAVARERADAFRSAMARHGLDELARVEPGDFTEQVGQTAGSMLLRGSQVPTAVTCANDVTAVGVLSAARDAGHSVPEELAVAGYGNTSLASSGVSQLTSVDPNSDRLGALAAQFLVERVSGHEGTTRDVAVAPSIVVRRSTSAGPRPESTRRKRVSVD is encoded by the coding sequence ATGAGCAGTGACGCCATTCCTTCCGACGATTCCCTCGATCCCGCCGTCGACGCCGGATCCTCCGCCGATGGCGAGGACCGCGGCACCCTGCGCGATGTCGCGAACTCCCTGGGCATCTCCAGCGCGGTCGCGCTGCGTGCCCTGCGCGGCTCCGACGAGATCAAGCCCCAGATGGCACGACGGGTGAGAGAGACCGCCGAACGGCTCCGCTTCCCGCTCGAGGAGCTCAGCGGCGAGACCGAGCATCGCGGCGTCGTCGCCGTCCTGGTCAACACGATGCGCAACACCTGGATCTCCGATCTGGTCCGCGCCATCCGCATCGAGCTGGCGGCCACCGGGCGCACCGCCGTGGTGGTCCCGACCCGGCGCCGGATCCCCGAGTACCCGGTCGCCGCCGACACCGATGCGATCGAGGACCTGGTCCACCTCGGGGTGGACGGCTTCCTGATGGTCTCGGACCTGGCGGACATGGACCACGTGCTCGAATCCACCGCCGGCCGTCCCTTCGTCGGCATCGGCTGCTCGAAGAGCTTCACCGGCCGGTTCGACACCGTCCGCATCGACGACGAGGTCGGCCAGGGGCTCCTGGTCGACCACCTCGTCGGACTCGGCCACCGCGAGATCGCGCACGTGGGCGGGGTCGGTGCGGCCGTCGCCCGGGAGCGGGCGGACGCCTTCCGCTCGGCGATGGCGCGTCACGGCCTCGACGAACTGGCCCGGGTCGAGCCCGGCGACTTCACCGAGCAGGTCGGCCAGACCGCCGGCTCGATGCTGCTGCGCGGCAGCCAGGTCCCCACCGCCGTCACCTGTGCCAACGACGTCACCGCGGTCGGGGTGCTCTCCGCCGCCCGCGACGCAGGCCACTCCGTGCCCGAGGAGCTCGCGGTGGCCGGCTACGGCAACACCTCGCTGGCGTCCTCCGGGGTCTCCCAGCTCACCAGCGTCGACCCCAACTCCGACCGCCTCGGAGCACTCGCCGCCCAGTTCCTCGTCGAGCGCGTCTCCGGCCACGAGGGCACGACCCGTGACGTGGCCGTGGCACCCTCGATCGTGGTGCGCCGCTCCACCTCTGCGGGGCCCCGCCCCGAGTCCACCCGGCGCAAGCGGGTCTCCGTCGACTGA
- a CDS encoding sensor histidine kinase, with amino-acid sequence MTDSLTGHGDRPRPRLSPASIASVAVGGLLLCTWFWVSMALLVAGISTLPALGSGLLLLLPWLLLMQLIARIERRRAVAIHGLRVILPAQRRSRRRGAAGWLQNRWYELGTGAFWRGVLHHHLAILVTGLFFLAFVALLWCGWKGAEISLVHGPVELGSRELSRVALAVLASVSVLLAAVMLGLGALADRGLARVLISGSEDDLREQVAELAERRQGAVDAAAQERLRIERDLHDGVQPRLVTLAMTLSIARSAIRADPDRAERLVGDAHAEAKAVMTDLRQLARGIHPAVLTDRGLDAALSALAARSRIPVGLEVDLSTAEGPVLDREREAVAYFVVAEALTNIAKHAGATRAEVTVTRGPEVLHVRIRDDGRGGARVHRDGLSTGLAGLTDRVRATGGVLELSSPPGVGTDLHAEIPLTSGPTADRALARPTTEETSR; translated from the coding sequence ATGACCGACTCCCTCACCGGGCACGGGGACCGACCGCGCCCTCGGCTGTCCCCCGCCTCGATCGCCTCGGTGGCGGTCGGCGGGCTGCTGCTGTGCACCTGGTTCTGGGTCAGCATGGCACTGCTCGTGGCGGGGATCAGCACACTGCCGGCCCTGGGCAGCGGTCTCCTGCTGCTGCTCCCCTGGCTGCTGCTGATGCAGCTGATCGCGCGCATCGAGCGGCGCCGAGCGGTCGCCATCCACGGCCTGCGGGTGATCCTGCCGGCCCAGCGCCGCTCCCGCCGCCGGGGTGCCGCGGGCTGGCTGCAGAACCGCTGGTACGAGCTCGGGACCGGTGCGTTCTGGCGCGGGGTCCTGCATCACCACCTGGCGATCCTGGTCACCGGCCTGTTCTTCCTCGCCTTCGTGGCGCTGCTGTGGTGCGGCTGGAAGGGCGCGGAGATCTCCCTCGTCCACGGTCCGGTGGAGCTGGGGTCGCGGGAGCTGTCGCGAGTCGCTCTCGCGGTGCTCGCCTCGGTCAGCGTGCTGCTGGCCGCGGTGATGCTCGGCCTGGGGGCGCTGGCCGATCGAGGACTCGCCCGCGTCCTGATCTCCGGCTCGGAGGACGATCTGCGCGAGCAGGTCGCCGAGCTGGCCGAACGGCGCCAGGGCGCCGTCGACGCCGCCGCCCAGGAGCGGCTGCGGATCGAGCGCGACCTCCACGACGGCGTCCAGCCGCGCCTGGTCACCCTCGCGATGACGCTCAGCATCGCCCGGAGCGCGATCCGGGCCGACCCCGACCGTGCCGAACGGCTGGTCGGTGACGCGCATGCGGAGGCGAAGGCCGTGATGACGGACCTGCGCCAGCTGGCCCGCGGCATCCACCCCGCCGTGCTCACCGATCGGGGCCTGGACGCGGCGCTGTCGGCACTGGCCGCCCGCTCGCGGATCCCGGTCGGGCTGGAGGTGGACCTGAGCACCGCCGAGGGGCCGGTGCTGGATCGGGAGCGGGAGGCGGTGGCCTATTTCGTGGTCGCCGAAGCGCTGACCAACATCGCCAAGCACGCCGGGGCGACCCGGGCCGAGGTCACCGTCACCCGGGGCCCGGAGGTGCTGCACGTGCGGATCCGGGACGATGGGCGCGGCGGGGCGCGGGTCCACCGCGACGGGCTCTCGACCGGGCTGGCCGGGCTCACCGACCGGGTCCGCGCCACCGGCGGCGTGCTCGAGCTGTCCAGCCCGCCCGGCGTCGGCACCGACCTCCACGCCGAGATCCCCCTGACCAGCGGGCCGACCGCCGACCGGGCCCTGGCCCGGCCCACCACCGAGGAGACGTCCCGATGA
- a CDS encoding response regulator, translated as MRIVIADDAVLLRAGLERLLTEAGHEVVAAVGDGTALVSAISRHRPDLAVVDVRMPPTFTDEGVRAAMLIRRQDPEVALMVLSQYVEERYASDLIADSPRGLGYVLKDRVADVEDFLEVVADVGAGGTWLDPEVVQQIFVRSRRRRTLEGLTPREREVLSLMAQGRSNQAIADTLFVSAGSVEKHISSVLTKLDLPPVDGENRRVMAVLRYLESEER; from the coding sequence ATGAGGATCGTGATCGCCGATGATGCCGTGCTGCTGCGCGCAGGTCTCGAACGGCTGCTGACCGAGGCGGGGCACGAGGTGGTCGCCGCCGTCGGCGACGGCACGGCCCTGGTCTCCGCCATCTCCCGTCACCGGCCCGACCTCGCGGTGGTCGACGTGCGGATGCCGCCGACCTTCACCGACGAGGGCGTGCGGGCCGCGATGCTGATCCGTCGCCAGGATCCGGAGGTGGCGCTGATGGTGCTCTCGCAGTACGTCGAGGAGCGCTACGCCTCCGATCTCATCGCCGACTCCCCGCGGGGCCTGGGCTACGTCCTCAAGGATCGCGTCGCCGATGTGGAGGACTTCCTCGAGGTGGTGGCCGATGTGGGAGCCGGCGGCACCTGGCTGGACCCCGAAGTGGTCCAGCAGATCTTCGTCCGCTCGAGGCGCCGCCGGACCCTCGAGGGCCTGACCCCGCGCGAGCGCGAGGTGCTGTCGCTGATGGCCCAGGGGCGGTCCAACCAGGCGATCGCCGACACCCTGTTCGTCTCCGCCGGCAGCGTCGAGAAGCACATCTCCTCGGTCCTGACCAAGCTCGACCTGCCACCGGTGGACGGGGAGAACCGCCGCGTGATGGCAGTGCTGCGCTACCTGGAATCCGAGGAGCGATGA
- the acs gene encoding acetate--CoA ligase encodes MSDDAATGIENLSQETRTFSPPTEFVQNAVARPAIYEEAERDHLAFWRSRASLLSWETPFTETLDWSNPPFARWFADGTLNVAYNCVDRHVESGHGEQVALLAEYEDGSDATFTYADVKDEISKMANVLADLGVKTGDRVAIYMPMIPEAVFAMLACARIGAPHSVVFGGFSAEALRSRIEDAEARVVITADGQNRRGKQLPLKPAVDDALAGGGKSVEKVLVVRRTGGDVEWTEGRDVWWHEARESASAEHAPVAVEAEHPLFILYTSGTTGKPKGIIHTTGGYLTQAAYTHRNVFDLKPSSDVFWCTADVGWVTGHTYVVYGPMANRSTQVIYEGTPDFPHQGRWWEIIEKHKVSLFYSSPTAIRSAMKWGEDIPAKYDLSSLRLLGSVGEAINPEAWMWYRRVIGGDRCPIVDTWWQTETGSIMISPLPGITDTKPGSAQVALPGISADVVNDAGKSVANGEGGYLVLDQPWPGMLRGIWGDPERFKETYWSRFEGLYFAGDGAKRDDDGDIWLLGRVDDVMNVSGHRLSTMEIESALVSHDWVAEAAVVGANDETTGQSPVAFVILRGGNDEELAEAGGDEKISELLRAHVGKEIGPIAKPKKVLLVTELPKTRSGKIMRRLLRDVAENRQVGDTQTLADASVMDLIQEGLSGKS; translated from the coding sequence ATGTCTGACGACGCCGCCACCGGGATCGAGAACCTCTCCCAGGAGACTCGCACCTTCTCTCCCCCCACCGAGTTCGTCCAGAACGCGGTGGCCCGTCCCGCGATCTACGAGGAGGCCGAGCGGGACCATCTCGCGTTCTGGCGCTCACGGGCGAGCCTCCTGAGCTGGGAGACGCCCTTCACCGAGACCCTCGACTGGTCGAATCCGCCCTTCGCCCGCTGGTTCGCCGACGGCACCCTGAACGTCGCCTACAACTGCGTGGACCGCCACGTCGAGTCCGGCCACGGCGAGCAGGTCGCCCTGCTGGCCGAGTACGAGGACGGCTCCGACGCCACCTTCACCTACGCCGATGTCAAGGACGAGATCTCGAAGATGGCGAACGTCCTCGCCGATCTCGGGGTGAAGACCGGCGACCGGGTCGCGATCTACATGCCGATGATCCCCGAGGCGGTGTTCGCGATGCTGGCCTGCGCCCGCATCGGCGCCCCCCACTCGGTGGTGTTCGGCGGCTTCAGCGCCGAGGCGCTGCGCTCCCGCATCGAGGACGCCGAGGCGCGCGTGGTCATCACGGCGGACGGCCAGAACCGCCGCGGCAAGCAGCTGCCGCTCAAGCCCGCGGTCGACGACGCGCTCGCCGGTGGTGGAAAGAGCGTCGAGAAGGTCCTGGTGGTGCGCCGCACCGGCGGCGACGTCGAGTGGACCGAGGGCCGTGACGTGTGGTGGCACGAGGCGCGCGAGAGCGCCTCGGCCGAGCACGCCCCGGTGGCGGTGGAGGCGGAGCATCCGCTGTTCATCCTGTACACCTCGGGCACCACCGGCAAGCCCAAGGGCATCATCCACACCACCGGCGGGTACCTCACCCAGGCCGCGTACACCCATCGGAACGTCTTCGACCTCAAGCCGTCCTCGGACGTCTTCTGGTGCACGGCGGACGTCGGCTGGGTCACCGGCCACACCTACGTGGTCTACGGCCCCATGGCCAACCGCTCCACCCAGGTCATCTACGAGGGCACCCCGGACTTCCCGCATCAGGGCCGCTGGTGGGAGATCATCGAGAAGCACAAGGTCTCGCTGTTCTACTCCTCGCCCACCGCGATCCGCTCCGCGATGAAGTGGGGCGAGGACATCCCCGCGAAGTACGACCTGTCCTCGCTGCGCCTGCTGGGCAGCGTCGGCGAGGCGATCAACCCCGAGGCATGGATGTGGTACCGCCGCGTCATCGGCGGCGATCGCTGCCCCATCGTGGACACCTGGTGGCAGACGGAGACCGGGTCGATCATGATCTCCCCGCTGCCGGGCATCACCGACACCAAGCCGGGCTCCGCGCAGGTCGCACTGCCCGGCATCAGCGCGGATGTGGTCAACGACGCCGGGAAGTCGGTCGCGAACGGCGAGGGCGGCTACCTGGTGCTGGATCAGCCGTGGCCGGGCATGCTGCGCGGCATCTGGGGCGACCCGGAGCGGTTCAAGGAGACCTACTGGTCGCGCTTCGAGGGCCTGTACTTCGCCGGCGACGGCGCCAAGCGTGACGACGACGGCGACATCTGGCTGCTCGGCCGGGTGGACGACGTCATGAACGTCTCCGGGCACCGCCTGTCGACCATGGAGATCGAGTCCGCGCTGGTCAGCCACGACTGGGTCGCCGAGGCCGCCGTGGTCGGGGCGAACGACGAGACCACCGGGCAGTCCCCGGTCGCCTTCGTGATCCTGCGCGGAGGCAACGACGAGGAGCTCGCCGAAGCCGGCGGCGACGAGAAGATCTCCGAGCTGCTGCGCGCCCATGTGGGCAAGGAGATCGGCCCGATCGCCAAGCCGAAGAAGGTCCTCCTGGTCACCGAGCTGCCCAAGACCCGGTCCGGGAAGATCATGCGGCGGCTGCTGCGGGACGTGGCCGAGAACCGTCAGGTGGGCGACACCCAGACCCTCGCCGACGCCTCGGTGATGGATCTGATCCAGGAGGGGCTCTCCGGCAAGAGCTGA
- a CDS encoding NADH:flavin oxidoreductase/NADH oxidase — translation MVPDPADAPRALLAPARLGALEIRNRIWLAPMCQYMVEEQDGIPTDWHLVHLGARATGGFGLIITEATAVSADGRISPQDTGLWNHAQVAAWRRITGFCQDQGARIAVQLAHAGRKASTWPALPRFRGRRGTVPEFAAGWRAVGPTSDPFPGLDAPDALSPADIAGVVEDFVAATRRAEEAGFDAVELHFAHGYLVHEFLSPLVNTRTDDYGGDGPGRRRLALEIAAAVREQWPAGRPLIVRLSATDWIDGGWDIEQSVELARELEGVGVDALHVSTGGAVIADIAVGPEYQVGFARTLRDAVTMPVAAVGLITEPTGAQAVLDRGDADFVAVGRAALREPGWPQRAAHELGVRDAALYPSAYRRGSW, via the coding sequence ATGGTCCCCGATCCCGCAGACGCCCCGCGTGCCCTCCTGGCCCCGGCACGTCTGGGCGCGCTCGAGATCCGCAACCGCATCTGGCTCGCCCCGATGTGCCAGTACATGGTGGAGGAGCAGGACGGGATCCCCACCGACTGGCATCTGGTGCACCTGGGCGCGCGGGCCACCGGCGGCTTCGGTCTGATCATCACCGAGGCCACCGCCGTCTCCGCCGACGGACGGATCAGCCCGCAGGACACCGGACTGTGGAACCACGCCCAGGTCGCCGCCTGGCGCCGCATCACCGGGTTCTGCCAGGACCAGGGCGCGAGGATCGCCGTCCAGCTCGCCCATGCCGGCCGCAAGGCCTCGACCTGGCCCGCGCTGCCCCGGTTCCGCGGACGGCGCGGCACGGTGCCGGAGTTCGCCGCGGGCTGGCGCGCCGTCGGCCCGACCTCGGACCCGTTCCCGGGGCTCGACGCGCCCGATGCGCTGAGCCCAGCGGACATCGCCGGCGTGGTCGAGGACTTCGTCGCCGCGACGCGGCGTGCCGAGGAGGCCGGCTTCGACGCGGTCGAGCTGCACTTCGCCCACGGATACCTGGTCCACGAGTTCCTCTCCCCGCTGGTGAACACCCGCACCGACGACTACGGCGGCGACGGCCCGGGACGTCGCCGCCTCGCGCTCGAGATCGCCGCCGCGGTGCGGGAGCAGTGGCCGGCGGGCCGTCCCCTCATCGTGCGGCTCAGCGCGACCGACTGGATCGACGGCGGCTGGGACATCGAGCAGTCGGTCGAGCTCGCCCGGGAGCTCGAGGGGGTCGGGGTCGATGCCCTCCACGTCTCCACCGGGGGCGCGGTGATCGCTGACATCGCCGTCGGTCCCGAGTACCAGGTCGGCTTCGCCCGCACCCTGCGTGACGCGGTGACGATGCCGGTGGCCGCCGTCGGTCTGATCACCGAGCCGACCGGTGCCCAGGCGGTGCTGGACCGCGGCGATGCGGACTTCGTCGCGGTGGGCCGGGCCGCGCTGCGCGAGCCGGGGTGGCCGCAGCGGGCCGCGCACGAGCTCGGGGTGCGCGATGCGGCGCTGTACCCCAGCGCGTACCGACGGGGCTCGTGGTGA
- a CDS encoding AMP-binding protein: MKLLPAAAVLRARVALRPRTIVLEDCHGTLDAGELLDLVQLHRRRRRRPHTALSSLPATAPLRQVLVTVLAGNGVLTHRSDGGAGAPRLQRRGPLTPAQLLTLSDLARRIGLGPGRRVACLTPGVHGHGLLVALGALAIGAPLVDLSHLPGPERIALLHRACPDLLSGIPVHLSDLLLAEREQGRGRPLHISRVVSGSDALSPALRADLARQFRARVHDVYGSDATGPLAVDGRPLRGVHLREIDGLLRARTPFTGGRELVTDPGTLTAGVITQVLGSSEGALSRSAMLPDPGAVVRVLRAHPAVTQARLRMVGDERTGMRTIAEVELAPAPDDLALPTPESLQSLVRDRLGPASVPCEVRLRRSGTRRTGPG, encoded by the coding sequence ATGAAGCTGCTCCCCGCCGCGGCCGTCCTGCGAGCCCGCGTCGCCCTGCGTCCCCGGACGATCGTCCTCGAGGACTGCCACGGCACGCTGGATGCGGGCGAGCTGCTCGATCTGGTGCAGCTGCACCGGCGTCGCCGGCGCCGGCCGCACACCGCCCTCAGCAGTCTGCCGGCCACCGCACCGCTGCGGCAGGTGCTGGTCACGGTCCTGGCGGGCAACGGCGTGCTCACGCACCGCTCGGACGGCGGCGCCGGCGCTCCCCGCCTGCAACGACGGGGACCGCTCACCCCTGCCCAGCTGCTGACCCTGTCCGATCTCGCCCGACGCATCGGACTGGGGCCGGGACGCCGCGTCGCCTGCCTCACGCCCGGAGTGCACGGCCATGGCCTGCTGGTCGCCCTGGGCGCCCTCGCGATCGGCGCACCGCTGGTGGACCTCAGCCATCTGCCCGGGCCCGAGCGGATCGCGCTCCTGCATCGCGCCTGCCCGGACCTGCTCTCCGGCATCCCCGTGCACCTGAGCGACCTGCTGCTGGCGGAACGGGAGCAGGGACGCGGTCGCCCGCTGCACATCTCCCGCGTGGTCTCGGGCTCCGATGCCCTCTCCCCCGCCCTGCGCGCGGATCTCGCCCGTCAGTTCCGGGCCCGCGTCCACGACGTCTACGGCAGCGATGCGACCGGACCGCTGGCGGTCGACGGCCGGCCGCTGCGTGGGGTGCACCTGCGCGAGATCGACGGTCTCCTGCGTGCCCGGACCCCGTTCACCGGCGGGCGCGAGCTGGTCACCGATCCGGGAACGCTCACCGCCGGGGTGATCACGCAGGTGCTCGGGAGCTCTGAGGGGGCGCTGTCCAGGTCGGCGATGCTGCCCGATCCGGGCGCGGTGGTGCGCGTCCTGCGCGCCCATCCGGCCGTGACGCAGGCGCGCCTGCGGATGGTCGGGGATGAGCGCACCGGGATGCGCACGATCGCGGAGGTCGAGCTCGCGCCGGCGCCCGACGACCTCGCGCTCCCCACCCCGGAGTCGCTGCAGTCGCTGGTGCGGGACCGTCTGGGCCCGGCCTCGGTGCCGTGCGAAGTGCGTCTTCGTCGCTCGGGGACCCGTCGGACGGGACCGGGATGA
- a CDS encoding L-serine ammonia-lyase, with product MSISTFDMFKIGIGPSSSHTVGPMRAAAMFAREALADPALGARVADVAVHLYGSLAATAAGHGTLNAVVMGLEGEDPETVDPVAGLERVARIEEQGGLRLDGTLPISLRPSSIVLHPLTFLPQHSNGMTFLALDDRGEELLRRPMFSVGGGFVVDEADMERSIAEVAAEDEGKTIFTTGDELLRVCEDRGISVSEAMLMRERQWRSDEEIREGLLTIWRAMHDCIERGTRTGGTLPGGLEVKRRASSWYDSLSAEDPVRLPMNAFEWVSLAALAVNEENAAGGRVVTAPTNGAAGIVPAVLYFATTYIEGVDPDEIAVRFLLTAGAIGSLYKEHASISGAEVGCQGEVGSACSMAAAALCEAMGGKPAQVENAAEIAMEHNLGLTCDPIGGLVQIPCIERNAMAAVKAITAARFALRGTGEHFVSLDTVIETMRQTGKDMNERYKETAMGGLAVTAVPVSVPDC from the coding sequence ATGAGCATCAGCACGTTCGACATGTTCAAGATCGGCATCGGACCGTCGAGCTCGCACACCGTGGGACCGATGCGCGCCGCGGCGATGTTCGCCCGGGAGGCGCTCGCGGACCCCGCGCTCGGAGCGCGCGTCGCGGACGTCGCGGTCCATCTGTACGGCTCGCTCGCGGCCACCGCCGCCGGCCACGGCACCCTGAACGCCGTGGTGATGGGGCTCGAGGGGGAGGACCCGGAGACCGTCGATCCCGTCGCCGGCCTCGAACGGGTCGCGCGGATCGAGGAGCAGGGCGGGCTGCGACTGGACGGGACGCTCCCGATCAGCCTGCGGCCCTCCTCGATCGTGCTGCATCCGCTGACCTTCCTGCCGCAGCACTCCAACGGGATGACCTTCCTCGCCCTGGACGACCGCGGCGAGGAGCTGCTGCGGCGGCCGATGTTCTCCGTCGGCGGCGGCTTCGTGGTCGACGAGGCGGACATGGAGCGGTCGATCGCCGAGGTCGCCGCCGAGGACGAGGGCAAGACCATCTTCACCACCGGGGACGAGCTTCTGCGGGTGTGCGAGGACCGGGGGATCTCCGTCTCCGAGGCGATGCTGATGCGGGAGCGGCAGTGGCGCAGCGACGAGGAGATCCGTGAGGGCCTGCTCACCATCTGGCGCGCCATGCACGACTGCATCGAGCGGGGCACCCGTACCGGCGGCACCCTTCCCGGTGGCCTCGAGGTCAAGCGTCGTGCCTCCTCCTGGTACGACTCGCTCTCGGCCGAGGACCCGGTGCGCCTGCCGATGAACGCTTTCGAGTGGGTCTCCCTCGCGGCGCTCGCGGTCAACGAGGAGAACGCCGCCGGGGGCCGTGTCGTCACCGCGCCCACGAACGGTGCGGCCGGCATCGTCCCGGCGGTGCTGTACTTCGCCACCACGTACATCGAGGGCGTGGATCCCGACGAGATCGCGGTGCGCTTCCTGCTCACCGCCGGGGCGATCGGCTCGCTGTACAAGGAGCACGCCTCGATCTCCGGCGCCGAGGTGGGCTGCCAGGGCGAGGTCGGCTCGGCCTGCTCGATGGCGGCGGCGGCCCTGTGCGAGGCGATGGGCGGCAAACCCGCCCAGGTGGAGAACGCCGCCGAGATCGCGATGGAGCACAACCTGGGCCTGACCTGCGACCCCATCGGCGGGCTGGTGCAGATCCCCTGCATCGAGCGCAACGCCATGGCAGCGGTCAAGGCGATCACCGCGGCCCGCTTCGCGCTGCGCGGCACCGGCGAGCACTTCGTGTCCCTGGACACGGTCATCGAGACCATGCGCCAGACCGGCAAGGACATGAACGAGCGCTACAAGGAGACCGCGATGGGCGGGCTCGCGGTCACCGCGGTCCCGGTCAGCGTGCCGGACTGCTGA
- a CDS encoding DEAD/DEAH box helicase: protein MPKARRRSAHRSERFEDMALPDELLGVLAGQGLERAFEIQSAILPDALAGRDVLARAETGSGKTLAFTLAMTARFRGRKVHKRRPLGVVLVPTRELAVQVVDTIHPFARAVGTSAQLVSGGMNIEKQADAVARGVGIVVATPGRLIDLAERGALQLDLVETTVIDEADHMADLGFLPDVRDILAAIPMGTQKMLFSATLDGQVEGIVDAFLVDPVTHETTPVTAAVKTMDHHVLAIAPEAKRTVTAQLGARTGRTLMFTRTQLGAERVAQELIEVGVPAAALHGNKQQGLRTNVLAGFREGAFPVLVATDVAARGLHIDDISMVVHVDPSDDVKEYVHRSGRTARAGAAGSVVTLALPHQLRSSRRILGEAEVEPRWVEDVTSAEHPALTELGGRAPVGEPAADPAAVKYKGAPRKLDLTRSRGADARKADERRANEERRASWEEEPDGRDRRDGQGGTGGGRGSAAGGRGTAGGRGTSGGGRGRGAAAAGSRQGGARSQSGGEGRGRSASTGKGQGRGRSGAPSRAPRRRGGR, encoded by the coding sequence ATGCCCAAGGCCCGTCGCCGCTCAGCTCACCGCTCCGAGCGGTTCGAGGACATGGCGCTGCCCGATGAGCTGCTGGGAGTCCTCGCCGGTCAGGGGCTCGAGCGCGCGTTCGAGATCCAGTCGGCGATCCTGCCCGACGCCCTCGCCGGGCGCGACGTGCTGGCACGGGCCGAGACCGGTTCCGGCAAGACGCTGGCGTTCACCCTGGCGATGACCGCCCGCTTCCGCGGCAGGAAGGTCCACAAGCGTCGGCCCCTGGGCGTGGTGCTGGTCCCCACGCGGGAGCTCGCCGTGCAGGTCGTGGACACCATCCACCCCTTCGCCCGGGCCGTGGGCACGTCCGCGCAGCTGGTCTCCGGCGGGATGAACATCGAGAAGCAGGCCGACGCCGTGGCCCGCGGGGTCGGGATCGTCGTCGCCACGCCGGGCCGCCTCATCGACCTCGCCGAGCGGGGAGCTCTCCAGCTGGATCTGGTGGAGACGACCGTCATCGACGAGGCCGACCACATGGCCGATCTCGGGTTCCTCCCCGACGTGCGGGACATCCTCGCCGCGATCCCGATGGGCACCCAGAAGATGCTCTTCTCCGCGACCCTGGACGGGCAGGTCGAGGGGATCGTCGACGCCTTCCTGGTCGATCCGGTCACTCACGAGACCACGCCGGTCACCGCCGCCGTGAAGACCATGGACCATCACGTGCTCGCGATCGCCCCCGAGGCCAAGCGGACGGTCACCGCCCAGCTCGGGGCCCGCACGGGCCGCACCCTGATGTTCACCCGCACCCAGCTGGGGGCCGAGCGCGTGGCGCAGGAGCTCATCGAGGTGGGGGTCCCCGCCGCGGCGCTGCACGGCAACAAGCAGCAGGGCCTGCGCACCAACGTGCTGGCCGGGTTCCGCGAGGGTGCCTTCCCGGTGCTGGTCGCGACCGACGTCGCCGCCCGGGGCCTGCACATCGACGACATCTCCATGGTGGTCCACGTCGATCCCTCCGACGACGTCAAGGAGTACGTGCACCGCTCGGGCCGCACCGCCCGCGCCGGCGCCGCCGGCAGCGTGGTCACGCTCGCACTGCCCCACCAGCTGCGCTCCTCGCGGCGCATCCTCGGTGAGGCGGAGGTCGAGCCCCGCTGGGTCGAAGACGTCACCTCCGCCGAGCATCCGGCACTCACCGAGCTCGGCGGCCGTGCCCCGGTCGGGGAGCCGGCTGCGGATCCGGCCGCGGTGAAGTACAAGGGTGCACCCCGCAAGCTCGACCTCACCAGGTCCCGTGGTGCCGATGCGCGCAAGGCGGACGAGCGCCGCGCGAACGAGGAGCGGCGCGCCTCCTGGGAGGAGGAGCCCGACGGTCGGGACCGGCGCGACGGGCAGGGGGGAACCGGCGGCGGCCGTGGCTCAGCAGCAGGCGGACGCGGCACCGCAGGTGGACGCGGCACGTCCGGCGGCGGCCGGGGCCGAGGTGCCGCGGCGGCGGGCTCGCGCCAGGGCGGGGCGCGCTCGCAGAGCGGTGGCGAGGGTCGAGGACGCTCCGCGAGCACCGGGAAGGGCCAGGGCCGCGGTCGCTCGGGCGCGCCGTCGCGCGCCCCGCGCCGCCGTGGCGGACGATGA
- the panD gene encoding aspartate 1-decarboxylase, protein MLRTLMSSKIHRATVTQADLHYVGSVTIDPVLTEAAGLVENEQVTIVDITNGHRLVTYVIEGERGTGVIGINGAAAHLVAPGDLVIIIAYGQLDETEIADHRPRVVHVDRDNRIVALGADGAQPVPGMADQIDGRTSHGMR, encoded by the coding sequence ATGTTGCGCACTCTGATGTCCTCGAAGATCCACCGAGCCACCGTCACGCAGGCAGACCTGCACTACGTCGGCTCGGTCACGATCGACCCCGTTCTCACCGAGGCCGCAGGCCTGGTCGAGAACGAGCAGGTCACGATCGTGGACATCACCAATGGTCACCGCCTGGTCACCTACGTGATCGAGGGCGAGCGCGGCACCGGCGTGATCGGCATCAACGGCGCGGCGGCCCATCTGGTGGCGCCCGGCGACCTCGTGATCATCATCGCCTACGGGCAGCTGGACGAGACCGAGATCGCCGACCATCGCCCCCGGGTGGTCCACGTGGACCGCGACAACCGCATCGTCGCACTGGGCGCCGACGGCGCCCAGCCGGTCCCCGGCATGGCCGACCAGATCGACGGTCGCACCTCGCACGGCATGCGGTGA